DNA from Castellaniella sp. MT123:
ATAATGGGAAGGTTTATATATTGACTTTACAACCGGGGTTACATTTTGCTGCCGTCAATCTTTCCCGAGGGGTCCTCAGGACTCGTCCCAGCAATTCTTGCCTTGGCTGACGGTACCGTATTCCGAGGCGTGTCGATTGGCGCTGATGGATTCACCGTTGCCGAGATCGTCTTCAACACCGCCATGACCGGTTACCAGGAAATCCTGACCGATCCCAGCTACAGCGGCCAGATCGTCACCCTGACCTATCCCCACATCGGCAACACCGGCGTCAACGCCGAAGACGTCGAATCCAGCCAGATCCATGCCGCGGGCCTGGTGGTGCGCGATTGTCCCGCCCGGGTCTCCAATTTTCGCGCCACGCAGTCCCTGCCCGACTACCTCAAGTCCCAGGGCATCGTCGCGATTTCCGGCGTGGACACCCGCAAACTGACGCGTATTCTGCGGGAACGCGGCGCCCAGGGCGCCTGCATCCTGGTGGGCGAGGACGTGGAACGGGCCGTCGAATTGGCACGCGGCTTTGGCGGCATGGAAGGCCAGGACCTGGCCCTCAAGGTCACGACATCGAAACCGGGCGCCTGGGTGCAGGGCACCTGGCAGCTGGGGCGCGGGTTCCGCCGCCAGGATCAGGCCGACTACAACGTCGTCGCCTATGACTACGGGATCAAGACCAACATCCTGCGCCTGCTGGCCGATCGCGGCTGCCGCATCACGCTGGTGCCGGCCACTACCCCGGTGGCCGACATCCTGGCGCAGAATCCGGACGGCGTCTTCCTGTCCAACGGGCCTGGCGACCCGGCTGCCTGCCAGTATGCGGTCGATACCTGCAAGGCGGTCCTGGATCGAGGCATTCCGCTGTTCGGCATCTGCCTGGGGCAGCAGGTCCTGGGCCTGACGCTGGGCGGGCGCACAGTCAAGATGAAGACCGGCCACCATGGTGCCAACCATCCGGTGCAGGACCTGGCGACAGGACGCGTGTTCATCACCAGCCAGAACCACGGCTTTACCGTCGATGGCGCCAGCCTGCCGGCCAATGCCCGCGTCACGCATGTGTCGCTGTTCGACGGCACGCTGCAAGGCTTCGAACTTACCGACAAGCCGGTGTTCTGTTTTCAGGGGCACCCCGAGGCCAGTCCAGGCCCGCACGACATCCTGGTGCTGTTCGATAAATTCATCGACCTGATGGCGCAGCACAAAGCCCAGTCGTCCAAATAACCGATACCGTCTTCCCATGCCCAAGCGTTCAGACATCAAAAGCATTCTCATCATCGGGGCTGGTCCGATCATCATCGGTCAGGCCTGCGAATTCGACTATTCCGGCGCCCAGGCCTGCAAGGCCCTGAAGGCCGACGGCTTTCGCACCATTCTGGTCAACAGCAACCCGGCCACCATCATGACGGATCCGGAAACGGCCGACGTCACCTACATCGAACCCATTACCTGGCAGGCCATCGAAAAGATCATCGAGATCGAAAAGCCAGACGCGGTGCTGCCCACCATGGGCGGCCAGACGGCGCTGAACTGCGCGCTGGATCTCGATCGCCACGGGGTGCTGCAAAAACACGGCGTCGAGCTGATCGGCGCCAACGCGCAAGCCATCGAAAAGGCCGAGGACCGCCAGAAATTCAAGGACGCCATGACCTCGATCGGTCTGGAATCCGCCAAATCCGGTGTCGCCCACAGCATGGACGAGGCCTGGGCGGTGCAGAAGCGCATCGCTGCCGATCTGGGCAATTCGGGCTTCCCGGCCGTCATCCGTCCCAGCTTCACCCTGGGCGGTACGGGCGGGGGCATTGCCTACAACGCCGAGGAATTCGAGGTCATCTGCCGTCGAGGCCTGGAAGCCTC
Protein-coding regions in this window:
- the carA gene encoding glutamine-hydrolyzing carbamoyl-phosphate synthase small subunit, encoding MADGTVFRGVSIGADGFTVAEIVFNTAMTGYQEILTDPSYSGQIVTLTYPHIGNTGVNAEDVESSQIHAAGLVVRDCPARVSNFRATQSLPDYLKSQGIVAISGVDTRKLTRILRERGAQGACILVGEDVERAVELARGFGGMEGQDLALKVTTSKPGAWVQGTWQLGRGFRRQDQADYNVVAYDYGIKTNILRLLADRGCRITLVPATTPVADILAQNPDGVFLSNGPGDPAACQYAVDTCKAVLDRGIPLFGICLGQQVLGLTLGGRTVKMKTGHHGANHPVQDLATGRVFITSQNHGFTVDGASLPANARVTHVSLFDGTLQGFELTDKPVFCFQGHPEASPGPHDILVLFDKFIDLMAQHKAQSSK